attgttcctgtacccaagaaggcaaatgtaactgaactgaatgactatcaccccgtaccactcacttctgtcatcatgaagtgctttgagactagtcaaggatcatatcacctccagcTTACCTGTCACCCCACTTCAATTTGtgtactgccccaataggtcgccatcacactgccctatcctatctgcacaagaggaatacctatgtaagcaTGCTGTTCATTGCCTTCAgttcaacattcaacaccatagtaccctccaagctcatcattaagcttgaggccctcggtctcaaccctgccctgtgcaattgggtcctagacttcctgacgggccgcccccaggtgaaggtaggaaacaatacCTCCACTTTGCTGAATCTCAGCACtggtgccccacaagggtgcatgctcagcccactcctgtactccctgttcacccatgattgcttggccaagcacgcctccaactcaatcatcaagtttgcagacgatctaacagtagtaggcttgattaaaagcaatgatgagacagcctatagggaggaggtgagggcactcaggagtgtggtgtcaggaaaacaacctctcatgcaacgtcaacaaaacaaaggagatcatggacttcaggaaaacacagagggagcacccccctatccacatcgatgggacagcagtgaagttttaagttcctctgcgtacacatcacggacaaactgaaatggtccacccacacagacagtgtggtgaaggcgcaacagcacctcttcaacctcaggaggctgaagaaatttggcttgtcacctaaaaccctcacaaacttttacagatgcacaactcagagcatcctgtcgggctgtatcactgcctggtacggcaacggcaccgcccacaaccgcagggctctccagagggtggtacggtctgtacaacgcatcaccgggggcaaactacctgccctccaggacacctacatcacccgatgtcacagcaaggccaaaaagatcatcaaggacaacaactacttgagccactgcctgttcaccccgctaccatccagaaagcgaggtcagtacaggtgcatcaaagctgggactgagagactgaaatatagcttctatctcaaggctatcagactgttaaacagtcatcactaacacagagaggctgctgcctaaatacagacttgaaatcattagccactttaataaatgcatcactagtcactttaataatgccactttaataacgtttacatatcttgcattactcatctcatatgtatatactgtattttataccatctattgcaacttgcctatgccgctctgtcattgctcatccatatatttatatgtatatattcttattccattcctttacttagatttgtgtgtattaggtagttgtggaattgttagattacttattagatattgctgcactgttggaactagaagcacaagtatttcgctacactcacaataacatctgctaaccatgtgtatgtgactaataaaatttgatttgaagactcaaggctgtaatcgctgcataaaaaggtgcttcaacaaagtactgagtaaaaggtctgaatacttatgtaaatatgatatttcagttttttatttttaatacattcacattgtcaatatggggtattgtgtgtagattgatgtagaatttgttttatttaatccattttggaataaggttgtaacgtaacaaaatgtggaaaagttgaaggggtctgaatactttctgaaggccctgaatacagtggggcaaaaaagtatttagtcagccaccaattgtgcaagttctcccacttaaaaagatgagagaggcctgtaattttcatcataggtacacttcaactatgacagacaaaatgagaaaaaaaatccagaaaatcacattgtaggatttttaatgaatttatttgcaaattatggtggaaaataagtatttggtcaatacttttttgtcccactgtatctGCTAGAATGCCAGTCTTTGTCTCAGGCGGGTGGTTGGAATATGAATGAATGCTAAATGCAGTATGTGGTAAATGTACAGTACGTGTATGTTCTACTTTCTGTTTATAATGTTGATGATGGATAGCATCCTGTCTATATTTTTCTATTTCCAATTCTGTGTGTTTGACTTTCCACCTGTTTTCTTTAGGTCACTTGTATGCCAAGACCAGGAAGACAGTGGGTATCCTGGACTTGGGTGGAGGATCTACCCAGATCACTTTCCTTCCAAAATCAAAGGTAAATGTTCAACTGAACTCCACTGTTAGTGACATTTTGCAAAGATTGAGAGAACTATTGCTATTTAATGACATATTactgaacacctctctctgttcctataGAAAACAGTGTTCACCGCCCCAGCCAGTTACATTGCCAACATCAACATGTTCAATAACACTCTACAGCTCTACACTCACAGGTTTGTAATCAACCATTGGTACAGCAGGTACTTTATATGTCATGGCATACAATGCAAAACAGTATACTCACATTACTTTGGCATGGTCATGAATGTATTCTGCATTTCTGTCCTCGTTCAGCTACCTTGGAAATGGACTTGTAGCTGCTCGATTGGCAACTCTTGGGGCTTTGGGAGCTGATGGTAATTTAAAATAGGCATATTTACTTAGATATGCAAGCTTATCTGCAGTCATTCATCTGTTCATGACAGATGAATAGATTTGTATAATGCTGCAAGACACACTTAAGATTTCTATAAATCAGACACTATTTAAATGTCATCCTCGGAGGGACAATGGACAATCCTATAACCAATCTGGTTTATTCTTTCAGGTCTGGAGTGGAAAGTTTTCACAAGCTCCTGTCTACCCAAGAAGTTCAGAGAGGACTGGACTTTTGGTGGAATCACTTACAAAGTTAGCGGAATTCCTGATGGTAAGCGCAAAATAAAACCTACCATTTCGATAACATCATTTAAAAACATAATCCTCTAATCTAGAAATCAATTATTCTGTCTCCGATAGCTCAATGTAAGAGTTGAGTAAGAGTTGGGAACATTTTTCCACTGGAGCCAGCTGCACTGTGGTGCAAAATGCATGTTTTgtcattctttctctctgcacTCAGACTTTCAACAGTTATAATACAGCAAACCTTGTATTTAAATGAGAGGAAAATTGTCAGTTTACTCCACAAATAATGCAACACTCCCATACCACAGTCATGTAGCCAAAAGATACTGGGTTAGTCCCAGAGATGTTATTTCTCTGTGTAACGAAAGGCTTGATGTTGACCGCTCACAATTATGTGGTAAAAATAGATCACCCAACAGGCCTATGCTAAGTGCTACTCTTGTCAGCACTTGGTTTCCCTGGTTGTAACCAACCAATCCCAGGATGCTGTGAGTGTACTTTTAGGGTTTTTCGAGTGTCGCGCTCTTGAGAGCCCATAGCATCAACCCCATTTTGACATCATAAAGAGGCTCCAGGGAGTCCCAGTGCATTCCACCACAAGCATGCAGCAAACTCAGTTATTTCACTCTCATTTGATGATAAATATTTTATTGTTGGTGCTGATTTTGAATTATTCTTGATAACAACTGATTTGGGTGTTTTGTTGTCATAAAGCTGACATAACGCTGTAATCTAAATATGATACCTACCTTGAAGATTGAGTACAGCTTGTGTTAGATACTAAGGATGTGATCTCTCTCCAGGCTATGCAGGGTACAAGCTGTGTTACTATGAAGTGATGAGGGTGGTGAAAGGCATCGTGCACCAGCCATTCGAGATAAAGGGCAGCAGCATCTTCTACGCCTTCTCCTACTACTTCGACAGAGCTGTGGAGTCAGGCCTCATTGGTGAGAAGACACACAGAGCAGGACAGCTACAAAATCCCCATTCAGCCTGCATCCAGTAAAACCTCAATGATATGAAgtgtttaaataaaaataatggttTAATTGTTTTCTACTCAAATACATTTACTGTATTTTTCATGATTATGCTTGGAAAACTGAAATGACAACTGTTGTAGCAGATCACTAGAAGTAAGCTAgtcttgtttttgttttccagATGGCAGTCGGGGTGGTATGGTAGAAGTCAGGGACTTCAAGAAGAGAGCCAAAGAAGGTGAGAGAGTCCTAGGCTTTTCTCTTAGACACATGTTGACTATGTTGATACAGTACACAGTGTACAATCAAGAAATGTTGGTGTTTATTTTAGACTACAACAATCTCACAAGGCCTCACAAAATATCAGTTCCTTACCCCACAAAGTTTGCCTGCAAAAATACACGCTGTTTGAACTCAAATATTCAACCTTGTTTGTGGCCAAACTTCTTCTTGACACAGCTAACCTAACATTGGCACATTTTTCTGCCATTTCCAATATAACCAAGGACCATTAGATGAAATGTCTGATTCTTAACTGTTCTTGGAGCATACACAAATACATTAATATTCTATATACACTTGGACATTTACCTAAGACATTTACACATAATTGACTAAGTGTCCTGACAGGTTAGATGGACATATAGCCTTGGTTAATCCATTAGAGTATGTGGCAAAATAAATGCCCATGTTGTGCTAGATTTACAGCTAGCAGGAGTGAGTTGGTGTCTTATGTAAAGTCTATTTGCATTATGAGAACACTTTCACATGGTCTCGATGAACACGTCTGGCATTGGGCAGGTTGGCAGGcagttgacctgggcagctctGAGCTCTGTCTCTTGTACCTTGTACCTGACAGCCACACAACACCCAACCCGACCCgggggctgagactgagagagacacgCTGTGTACAGCTTGTCTGTTTGGCTCGGCCTCCCACCCCCAGATTCACCAACATGTGTTGACCCTTGACTCTTCTCACACCCCTTTGCTCAGTCAGCTAAACAAAACAAGATGACCAGCTTTCTATAATGTGGCACACGGGTTAGAGGTTGTGTGCTGCTTGACCCCACTTTGAACATGACACAAGATATCTCTAAATACACCCACCTGTGCTCTCTGCTTTCTGCCAGTGGTATGTGAGTTGTTGTTAATGTAGTGCCGTCTTGTTTTTTGTTTAAGTGTGCAACAAGATGACCAAGTACCGTCCCATCAGCCCCTTCCTCTGCATGGATATGACATATATCACATGCctgttgaaggagggttttggCTTCAAGGACAACACAGTGCTGCAGGTGAGACAGTCAGAAACAGGTCACTGGGCACACAGGGAGGGGACAGGCACCAAGAGGTTAATAGGTCAACTTAACATGATGGtttattttgtatgtttttttttcttgttCTGATCCACAGCTCGCCAAGAAGGTGAACAATGTTGAGACAAGTTGGGCCTTGGGAGCCACATTCGATCACTTCAACAACCTCAACATCCACTAAGGGCAGCTATTCTACCTGCCTGCAAGCACTGAGAGGGACAGCCTGTTAATGGGGTCACCCCCCCGACCATCCCTCCCACCTGCTCAGCAGCACTGCCAAGCTTTTCCAGCCAACCCCTCCCCTCCGTCCCCAGCACCCTCCTGCAAATAATCCAAGAACTGTTGACAAAGAAATCACTATATTTTTTATAATGAAGGACAGCTATTTCTACTGTATGTTTCATCCATAATTAGTGAGTTGACTTTATTTTTGTAAAGCAAgcgtttatacagtatatgcgCTTCCTTCGGGGTGTCTGACCTGAAATGCAG
This genomic stretch from Oncorhynchus keta strain PuntledgeMale-10-30-2019 chromosome 29, Oket_V2, whole genome shotgun sequence harbors:
- the LOC118362513 gene encoding ectonucleoside triphosphate diphosphohydrolase 5-like, whose translation is MSLQMLILTIMCMWVLAWNFQAEATYYHRQTVHHEHSANMENLLPENLLPEVLPEVSQPVNSRTFYGIMFDAGSTGTRIHIYKFIQKDPVELPVLDNEMYHAVKPGLSAYKDKPEEGGNTIRALLKVAKKTVPEHEWKQTPVVLKATAGLRLLPEEKANALLDEVREVFGESPFFVPNNSVSIMNGTNEGVLAWVTVNFLTGHLYAKTRKTVGILDLGGGSTQITFLPKSKKTVFTAPASYIANINMFNNTLQLYTHSYLGNGLVAARLATLGALGADGLEWKVFTSSCLPKKFREDWTFGGITYKVSGIPDGYAGYKLCYYEVMRVVKGIVHQPFEIKGSSIFYAFSYYFDRAVESGLIDGSRGGMVEVRDFKKRAKEVCNKMTKYRPISPFLCMDMTYITCLLKEGFGFKDNTVLQLAKKVNNVETSWALGATFDHFNNLNIH